A stretch of the Mesorhizobium huakuii genome encodes the following:
- a CDS encoding GlxA family transcriptional regulator: MIKNEKPTIFRPEQSPLKVTLLVFSGASIMCVACTVDPLRAANRIAGETLFDFKLVSVTGEAPVTTCGLPVAVSGRFDATEPTDVLVVVAGFGTQNYATSTLLAGLRRAARSARACGGVEAGTWLVARAGLLEGRSATTHWEDMEDFSSAFPGVDVRPDRYIIDGPVFTTGGASPTLDLMLHLIRTRLGMAVALDVASAFIYDQARVATDAQPLVSLGRLDGYDPRLAQAIRLMEAHVDQPLTIEAIAKRAGVTARTLESIFRKSIGETPGAYYLRLRLGAARRLVVDTRVAMADIAGRTGFSSAAAFSRAFSRAFGEAPVRLRRG; this comes from the coding sequence ATGATAAAAAACGAAAAACCGACAATCTTTCGCCCGGAGCAGTCACCGCTGAAGGTGACGCTGCTGGTGTTTTCCGGGGCATCCATCATGTGCGTGGCATGCACCGTCGATCCGCTGCGCGCCGCCAACCGCATCGCCGGCGAAACCCTGTTTGACTTCAAACTGGTTTCGGTGACCGGGGAGGCGCCGGTCACGACATGCGGCCTGCCCGTGGCGGTCAGCGGCCGGTTCGATGCGACGGAACCAACCGATGTCCTGGTCGTGGTCGCGGGCTTCGGGACGCAGAACTATGCCACGTCGACCTTGCTCGCCGGCCTGCGCCGGGCGGCGCGGTCGGCCCGCGCCTGCGGCGGCGTCGAGGCGGGCACATGGCTGGTGGCGCGCGCCGGTTTGCTTGAAGGCCGCAGCGCCACAACCCACTGGGAAGACATGGAGGATTTTTCGTCGGCCTTTCCCGGCGTTGACGTGCGCCCCGATCGCTACATCATCGACGGACCGGTGTTCACCACGGGCGGCGCGTCGCCGACCCTGGACCTGATGCTGCATCTGATCCGCACCCGGCTCGGCATGGCCGTGGCGCTCGATGTGGCAAGCGCGTTCATCTACGATCAGGCGCGCGTGGCGACCGATGCGCAGCCGCTGGTCTCGCTTGGCCGGCTCGACGGCTACGATCCACGCCTGGCGCAGGCCATCCGGCTGATGGAAGCGCATGTCGACCAGCCGCTCACTATCGAGGCCATCGCAAAGCGCGCCGGGGTGACGGCGCGGACGCTGGAAAGCATTTTTCGCAAGTCGATCGGCGAGACGCCGGGCGCCTACTATCTCAGGCTACGGCTGGGCGCGGCGCGCCGCCTGGTGGTCGACACGCGCGTGGCCATGGCGGATATTGCCGGGCGGACAGGATTCTCGTCCGCCGCGGCATTTTCCAGAGCGTTTTCAAGAGCGTTCGGCGAAGCCCCGGTCAGGTTGCGCCGGGGCTAG
- a CDS encoding 3-keto-5-aminohexanoate cleavage protein, which yields MPLAMNREVFITCAVTGSGGSQDRSPHVPRSPKQIADSAIDAAKAGAAIVHCHVRDPETGKPRRDVHLYREVTERIREANVDVVLNLTAGMGGDMVFGSPEAPLPLNEKGTDMGGASNRMEHVRQCLPEICTLDCGTMNFAEADYVMTNTPGMLRAMGGMMTALGVKPEIEAFDTGHLWFAKQLVEEKVLNPDALVQLCMGVPWGAPDDLNTFMAMVNNVPSTWNWSAFAIGRNQMAYAAAAVLAGGNVRVGLEDNLWLDKGVLATNAQLVERAASIVTNLGARILGPEEVRKKLNLTKRAPIAAAA from the coding sequence ATGCCGCTTGCGATGAACCGTGAGGTTTTCATTACCTGTGCCGTGACCGGATCCGGCGGTTCGCAGGATCGCAGCCCGCATGTGCCGCGTTCGCCCAAGCAGATCGCCGATTCAGCCATCGATGCGGCCAAGGCCGGCGCGGCGATCGTTCACTGCCATGTCCGCGACCCCGAGACCGGCAAACCGCGCCGCGATGTGCATCTCTACCGCGAAGTCACCGAGCGCATCCGCGAGGCGAACGTCGATGTCGTGCTGAACCTCACCGCCGGCATGGGCGGCGACATGGTGTTCGGCTCGCCGGAAGCGCCGCTGCCGCTCAACGAAAAGGGCACCGACATGGGCGGCGCCTCCAACCGCATGGAACATGTGCGCCAGTGCCTGCCGGAAATCTGCACGCTCGACTGCGGCACCATGAACTTCGCCGAAGCCGACTATGTCATGACCAACACGCCCGGCATGCTGCGCGCCATGGGCGGCATGATGACGGCGCTCGGCGTCAAGCCGGAGATCGAGGCCTTCGACACCGGCCATCTCTGGTTCGCCAAGCAATTGGTCGAGGAGAAGGTACTCAACCCCGATGCGCTGGTGCAGCTCTGCATGGGCGTGCCGTGGGGCGCGCCAGATGACCTCAACACCTTCATGGCCATGGTCAACAATGTGCCGTCGACCTGGAACTGGTCGGCCTTTGCCATCGGCCGCAACCAGATGGCCTATGCGGCGGCGGCGGTGCTCGCCGGCGGCAATGTCCGCGTTGGTCTCGAGGACAATCTCTGGCTCGACAAGGGCGTGCTGGCCACCAACGCGCAACTGGTCGAGCGTGCCGCCAGCATCGTCACCAATCTCGGCGCCCGGATCCTGGGGCCGGAGGAAGTGCGCAAGAAGCTCAATTTGACCAAGCGGGCGCCGATCGCAGCCGCGGCGTAA
- a CDS encoding HD domain-containing protein, whose translation MATVKFTAMKDGDKDDYEFLTAHEIDYSAKTGERLLDALVQLDEGLSGYKITRLGHSLQAATRAWRDGADTDWIACALLHDIGDIYAPYNHDEYAASILKPFVREQCTWVVEKHGDFQRLYYAHHLGGNRHARDRFAGHAFFDDCDQFCERWDQSSFDPDYETLPIDFFRPFVLEVFARKAYDPAVIRAGERVPLIDPQTARTRTGASP comes from the coding sequence ATGGCTACCGTCAAATTCACCGCGATGAAGGATGGCGACAAGGACGATTACGAGTTCCTGACCGCCCATGAAATCGACTACTCCGCCAAAACCGGCGAGCGGCTGCTCGACGCGCTGGTGCAGCTCGACGAGGGCCTGTCCGGCTATAAGATCACCCGGCTTGGCCATTCGCTGCAGGCGGCGACGCGCGCCTGGCGCGACGGCGCCGATACCGACTGGATCGCCTGCGCACTGCTGCATGATATCGGCGACATCTACGCGCCCTACAATCACGACGAATACGCCGCTTCGATCCTGAAACCCTTCGTGCGCGAGCAATGCACCTGGGTGGTGGAAAAGCATGGCGACTTCCAGCGCCTCTATTACGCCCACCATCTCGGCGGCAACCGCCATGCCCGCGACCGCTTCGCAGGCCATGCCTTTTTCGACGATTGCGACCAGTTCTGCGAACGCTGGGACCAGTCGAGCTTCGATCCCGACTACGAGACGCTGCCGATCGACTTCTTCCGGCCCTTCGTGCTCGAAGTCTTTGCCCGCAAGGCTTACGACCCGGCGGTGATCCGCGCCGGCGAGCGCGTGCCTCTCATCGATCCACAAACAGCCAGGACAAGAACCGGAGCTTCCCCATGA
- a CDS encoding carnitine 3-dehydrogenase: MSIINKAAAIGGGVIGAGWVARLLLNGIDVSIFDPDPEASRKVSEVMKGARRAYKQMVPGGLPKEGKLTFAKTIAEAVADADFIQESVPERLDLKHKVLAEIDAHAPANAIVGSSTSGIKPTDMQVAMKKHPERLVVGHPFNPVYLLPLVEIVGGDQTFPEAIEVAKEIYASIGMKPVVIRKEIEAFVGDRLLEAAWREALWLIKDGICTVEELDDIMRYGFGLRWAQMGMFQVYRVAGGEAGMRHFMAQFGPCLKWPWTKLMDVPEFNDELVDLIATQSDDQAHGLSIRELEKIRDDNLVAIMDALSKQNKGKGWGAGALHKDYTKQLAKLAAKKPTASKAAEKAKASKPVKKAEKPAKGGKAKKSKKG; the protein is encoded by the coding sequence ATGAGCATCATCAACAAGGCGGCCGCCATTGGCGGCGGTGTCATCGGCGCCGGCTGGGTGGCGCGCCTGCTGCTCAACGGCATCGACGTGTCGATCTTCGATCCGGACCCGGAAGCCTCGCGCAAGGTCTCGGAAGTGATGAAGGGTGCGCGCCGCGCCTATAAGCAGATGGTGCCCGGCGGTCTGCCGAAAGAGGGCAAGCTGACCTTCGCCAAGACCATTGCCGAGGCGGTTGCGGACGCGGACTTCATCCAGGAAAGCGTGCCGGAACGGCTCGACCTCAAGCACAAGGTGCTGGCCGAGATCGACGCCCATGCGCCGGCCAACGCCATTGTCGGCTCGTCGACCTCCGGCATCAAGCCGACGGATATGCAGGTGGCGATGAAGAAGCATCCAGAGCGGCTGGTCGTCGGCCATCCGTTCAACCCGGTCTACCTCTTGCCGCTGGTCGAAATCGTCGGCGGCGATCAGACCTTTCCCGAGGCGATCGAGGTCGCCAAGGAGATCTACGCCTCGATCGGTATGAAGCCGGTGGTCATCCGCAAGGAGATCGAAGCCTTCGTCGGTGACCGCCTGCTCGAAGCCGCCTGGCGCGAGGCGCTGTGGCTGATCAAGGACGGCATCTGCACCGTCGAGGAGCTCGACGACATCATGCGCTACGGCTTCGGCCTGCGCTGGGCGCAGATGGGCATGTTCCAGGTCTATCGCGTCGCCGGCGGCGAGGCGGGCATGCGCCACTTCATGGCGCAGTTCGGGCCGTGCCTGAAATGGCCTTGGACCAAGCTGATGGACGTTCCGGAATTCAATGACGAACTGGTCGACCTGATCGCCACTCAGTCGGACGACCAGGCGCATGGCCTGTCGATCCGCGAGCTGGAAAAGATCCGCGACGATAATCTGGTCGCGATCATGGACGCGCTGTCGAAGCAGAATAAAGGCAAGGGCTGGGGTGCCGGCGCGCTGCACAAGGACTACACCAAGCAGCTGGCCAAGCTGGCGGCGAAGAAGCCGACGGCCTCCAAGGCGGCTGAAAAGGCCAAGGCCTCCAAGCCGGTGAAGAAGGCTGAAAAGCCGGCAAAGGGCGGCAAGGCGAAGAAGAGCAAGAAAGGCTGA
- a CDS encoding acyl-CoA dehydrogenase family protein, whose translation MDFGLSEEQKLIVETTRAFVENELYPHEREVERTGVLRRELIEEIKAKAIEAGLYAANMPADVGGAGLDTVTWLLYEKELGRANYALHWTCVARPSNILLAGTPEQREKYLFPCIRGEKWDCLAMTEPGAGSDLRGMKASAVQDGDDWVLNGTKHFISHADLADFAIVFMASGEEDSPRGKRKKITAFFVDKGTKGFTVRDGYRNVSHRGYTNAILEFDDCRLPASQVLGEVHKGFDVANSWLGATRLQVGATCLGRAERALGHAVEYAAQRQQFGQQIGKFQGVSFKLADMATELKAADLMVFEAGWKYDQGTVTDQDMAMAKLKATEMLAFVADEAIQIHGGMGLMDDLPLERIWRDARVERIWEGTSEIQRHIISRALLRPFGA comes from the coding sequence ATGGATTTCGGTCTTTCGGAGGAACAAAAACTCATCGTCGAGACGACGCGCGCCTTCGTCGAGAATGAGCTCTACCCGCATGAGCGCGAGGTCGAACGCACCGGCGTGCTGCGCCGCGAGCTGATCGAGGAGATCAAGGCCAAGGCAATCGAGGCCGGGCTCTATGCCGCCAACATGCCGGCCGACGTCGGCGGTGCCGGCCTCGATACGGTGACCTGGCTGCTCTACGAGAAGGAACTCGGCCGCGCCAATTATGCGCTGCACTGGACCTGCGTGGCGCGTCCCTCCAACATCCTGCTCGCCGGCACGCCGGAGCAGCGTGAAAAATATCTGTTTCCCTGCATCCGTGGCGAGAAGTGGGACTGCCTGGCGATGACCGAGCCGGGCGCCGGCTCCGACCTGCGCGGCATGAAGGCGTCGGCCGTGCAGGACGGCGATGACTGGGTGCTCAACGGCACCAAGCATTTCATCAGCCACGCGGATCTCGCCGATTTCGCCATCGTGTTCATGGCTTCCGGCGAAGAGGATTCGCCGCGCGGCAAGCGCAAGAAGATCACCGCCTTCTTCGTCGACAAGGGCACCAAGGGATTCACTGTCCGCGACGGCTACCGCAACGTCTCGCATCGCGGCTACACCAACGCCATCCTCGAATTCGACGATTGCCGGCTCCCGGCAAGCCAGGTTCTCGGCGAAGTCCACAAAGGCTTCGACGTCGCCAATTCCTGGCTGGGGGCCACCCGCCTGCAGGTTGGCGCCACCTGTCTCGGCCGCGCCGAGCGGGCGCTTGGCCACGCCGTCGAATACGCCGCGCAGCGCCAGCAGTTCGGCCAGCAGATCGGCAAATTCCAGGGCGTATCGTTCAAGCTCGCCGACATGGCGACGGAATTGAAGGCCGCCGACCTGATGGTGTTCGAAGCCGGCTGGAAGTACGATCAGGGCACCGTCACCGACCAGGACATGGCTATGGCCAAGCTGAAGGCCACCGAAATGCTTGCCTTTGTTGCCGACGAAGCCATCCAGATCCATGGCGGCATGGGGCTGATGGACGACTTGCCGCTGGAGCGCATCTGGCGCGACGCCCGCGTCGAGCGCATCTGGGAAGGCACGTCGGAGATTCAGCGACATATTATTTCGCGGGCGCTGCTGCGTCCGTTCGGAGCTTAG
- a CDS encoding acetate--CoA ligase family protein, protein MHKLERLLRPKSIAVFGGVQAAAVVAQSIKMGFAGEIWPVHPTKDEVAGRKAYRSVADLPGAPDAAFVGVNRHLTIEVVQALAERGAGGAVCFAAGFLETEAYDDDGERLQAELVAAAGQMPIIGPNCYGLINYADGALLWPDQHGGIRLDEGGKGVAIITQSSNIAINMTMQKRGLPIAFLMTAGNQAQTGLSEMALGLVEDERVTSLGLHIEAFDSVAGFERLAARARELKKPIIAMKVGRSEQARQATVSHTASLAGSDAASGAFLRRLGIARVDSIPAFIEALKLLHITGPLPGYRLSSMSCSGGEASVMADSAEGRWVNFPVLTETHRAHVKSTLGPLVAVANPLDYHTFIWNNEPAMTATFTAMVSGGFDLNMLVLDFPRPDRCSVTDWWATLRAFESALKTNKAHGAIVSSLPENLPEEYTAELMARGMVPLFGISEAMDAAGAAAFIGWAWAEPQAQPVDTSAAGAAGGDHVTPDEAEAKARLIKAGLPVPKGERADNAVEAVISSMALGFPVALKALGVTHKSEVGAVRLNLKDAESVSTAAHDLLPLGTGLYVERMVRDGVAELIVGFTRDPMFGAVMTLGTGGVLVELLRDSVTLMLPATRDDIEAALRGLKLFPLLEGYRGRPKADVAAAIDAIAGIAAFVQKNAGEIEELDINPLIVCVEGKGAWIADALLVLGENKNV, encoded by the coding sequence ATGCATAAACTCGAACGTCTCCTGCGCCCGAAATCGATCGCCGTCTTCGGTGGCGTACAGGCCGCCGCCGTCGTCGCGCAGTCGATCAAGATGGGCTTTGCCGGCGAAATCTGGCCGGTGCATCCGACCAAGGATGAGGTTGCCGGCCGCAAGGCTTACCGTTCCGTGGCGGACCTGCCCGGCGCGCCGGATGCCGCCTTTGTCGGCGTCAACCGGCATCTGACCATCGAGGTCGTCCAGGCGCTGGCCGAACGCGGCGCCGGCGGCGCCGTCTGCTTTGCCGCCGGCTTCCTCGAGACCGAGGCCTATGACGATGACGGCGAACGGCTGCAGGCCGAACTCGTCGCGGCTGCCGGCCAGATGCCGATCATCGGCCCGAACTGCTACGGCCTGATCAACTATGCCGACGGCGCGCTTTTGTGGCCCGACCAGCATGGCGGCATCAGGCTGGACGAGGGCGGCAAGGGTGTCGCCATCATCACCCAGTCTTCCAACATCGCCATCAACATGACGATGCAGAAGCGCGGCCTGCCGATCGCTTTCCTGATGACCGCCGGCAACCAGGCGCAGACCGGTCTTTCCGAAATGGCGCTCGGCCTGGTCGAGGACGAGCGCGTCACCTCGCTCGGCCTGCACATCGAGGCCTTCGATTCGGTAGCCGGCTTCGAGAGGCTGGCGGCGCGGGCACGCGAGCTGAAAAAGCCGATCATCGCCATGAAGGTCGGCCGTTCCGAACAGGCGCGGCAGGCCACCGTCTCGCACACCGCCTCACTCGCCGGCTCGGATGCGGCCTCGGGCGCTTTCCTGAGGCGGCTTGGCATTGCGCGCGTCGATTCCATTCCTGCCTTCATCGAAGCGCTGAAGCTGCTGCACATCACCGGTCCACTGCCAGGTTATAGGCTGTCGTCGATGAGCTGTTCGGGCGGCGAAGCCTCCGTCATGGCCGACAGCGCCGAAGGCCGCTGGGTCAACTTCCCGGTTCTGACCGAGACCCATCGCGCCCATGTCAAATCGACGCTTGGGCCGCTGGTCGCGGTCGCCAATCCGCTCGACTACCACACCTTCATCTGGAACAACGAGCCGGCGATGACCGCCACCTTCACCGCCATGGTGTCGGGTGGGTTCGACCTCAATATGCTCGTGCTCGACTTTCCGCGCCCCGATCGCTGCTCGGTCACCGACTGGTGGGCAACGCTGCGCGCCTTCGAATCGGCGCTGAAGACCAACAAGGCGCATGGCGCCATCGTCTCCTCGCTGCCGGAGAACCTGCCCGAGGAATACACCGCCGAGCTGATGGCGCGCGGCATGGTGCCGCTGTTCGGCATTTCCGAGGCCATGGATGCCGCAGGCGCAGCGGCCTTCATCGGCTGGGCGTGGGCCGAACCGCAGGCGCAGCCGGTCGACACCTCCGCTGCCGGCGCCGCCGGCGGCGATCATGTCACGCCTGACGAGGCCGAGGCCAAGGCGCGGCTGATCAAGGCCGGGCTTCCCGTGCCAAAGGGCGAGCGCGCCGACAATGCGGTCGAGGCGGTGATCTCGTCGATGGCGCTCGGCTTTCCCGTCGCCCTGAAGGCGCTGGGCGTCACCCACAAATCCGAGGTCGGCGCCGTCAGGCTCAATCTCAAGGACGCCGAATCCGTCAGCACGGCGGCGCACGACCTGCTGCCGCTCGGCACCGGCCTCTACGTCGAGCGCATGGTGCGCGACGGCGTCGCCGAACTGATCGTCGGCTTCACCAGGGATCCGATGTTCGGCGCGGTGATGACACTGGGCACCGGCGGCGTGCTGGTCGAATTGCTGCGCGACAGCGTCACCTTGATGCTCCCGGCGACGCGCGACGATATCGAGGCCGCACTGCGCGGCCTGAAGCTGTTCCCGTTGCTCGAAGGCTATCGCGGCCGGCCGAAGGCCGACGTCGCGGCCGCCATCGACGCCATCGCGGGCATTGCTGCCTTCGTGCAGAAGAATGCCGGCGAGATCGAGGAACTCGACATCAACCCGCTGATCGTCTGCGTCGAAGGCAAGGGTGCCTGGATCGCCGACGCGCTGCTGGTGCTGGGAGAGAACAAGAATGTCTGA
- a CDS encoding carnitinyl-CoA dehydratase: MSDVISTRREGSILEVTLDRPKANAIDLKTSRLMGETFKAFRDDPELRVAIVKTSGDKFFCAGWDLKAAAGGDAVDGDYGVGGFAGLQELRDLNKPVIACVNGMAVGGGFELALSCDLIYASDHSSFALPEIRAGTLADAATIKLPKRIPYHVAMDLLLTGRWMDVAEAHRWGLVNEVLPKEKLEDRVWEIARLLASGPPLVFAAIKETARVAEALTFQDAMNRVTRRQLATVDALYGSEDNMEGFRAFAEKRDPVWKGK; this comes from the coding sequence ATGTCTGACGTCATTTCGACCCGCCGCGAAGGCTCGATCCTCGAGGTCACGCTCGACCGGCCCAAGGCCAACGCCATTGACCTCAAGACCTCGCGGCTGATGGGCGAGACCTTCAAGGCGTTCCGCGACGATCCGGAATTGCGCGTCGCCATCGTCAAGACATCAGGCGACAAGTTCTTCTGCGCCGGCTGGGACCTCAAGGCGGCCGCCGGCGGCGACGCAGTCGACGGCGACTATGGTGTCGGCGGCTTTGCAGGCTTGCAGGAATTGCGCGATCTCAACAAGCCGGTCATCGCTTGCGTCAACGGCATGGCGGTCGGCGGCGGCTTCGAGCTGGCGCTGTCCTGCGACCTCATCTACGCCTCCGATCATTCCTCCTTCGCGCTGCCCGAAATCCGCGCCGGCACGCTGGCCGATGCGGCGACGATCAAGCTGCCGAAGCGCATTCCCTATCATGTCGCGATGGACCTTCTGCTCACCGGCCGCTGGATGGATGTCGCCGAGGCGCATCGCTGGGGCCTGGTCAACGAGGTGCTGCCCAAGGAAAAGCTCGAGGACCGCGTCTGGGAGATCGCCCGCCTGCTCGCCAGCGGCCCGCCGCTGGTCTTTGCCGCCATCAAGGAGACCGCGCGGGTGGCCGAAGCTCTGACCTTCCAGGATGCGATGAACCGGGTGACGCGCCGCCAGCTGGCTACGGTCGATGCGCTGTATGGGTCGGAAGACAATATGGAAGGTTTCCGCGCCTTCGCCGAAAAGCGCGACCCGGTGTGGAAGGGGAAATGA
- a CDS encoding alpha/beta hydrolase, with product MTDYTKLIDAETWAFIERTNSYYPPDTIDYTIAQQREIYDRMCREFFAGYPEGVTVETSTIATPTHDIPIRIYRSAPQPAATVLYIHGGGFILGGLDSHDDVCAELCARTGYEVVSVDYRLAPEHLHPAAFDDAMSAFAWAASTRDRPILLCGDSAGGNLCAAVAHATRGQAKRPVGQVLIYPGLGGDRSKGSYVTHAEAPMLTMRDLEFYKHIRTGGADRTGDVTLSPLANTDFTNLPPTVLITAQCDPLSSDGETYRDRIIAAGGRATWFEEPGLVHGYLRARHTVGRARESFTRIVDAVGALGQGTWLW from the coding sequence ATGACCGACTACACAAAGCTCATCGACGCCGAGACCTGGGCCTTCATCGAGCGGACCAATTCCTACTATCCGCCCGATACGATCGACTACACGATCGCGCAGCAGCGCGAAATCTACGACCGCATGTGTCGGGAATTCTTTGCCGGCTATCCCGAGGGAGTAACGGTCGAAACCTCAACCATTGCAACGCCCACGCACGATATCCCGATCCGCATCTACCGAAGCGCCCCGCAACCGGCGGCGACGGTGCTCTACATCCATGGCGGCGGCTTCATCCTTGGTGGGCTGGACAGCCATGACGATGTTTGTGCCGAGCTCTGCGCCCGCACCGGCTACGAGGTTGTTTCGGTCGATTACCGGCTGGCGCCGGAGCACCTGCACCCGGCCGCTTTCGATGATGCCATGAGCGCCTTCGCATGGGCTGCGTCCACCCGCGACCGACCCATCCTGCTCTGCGGCGACAGTGCTGGCGGCAATCTCTGCGCCGCCGTCGCTCACGCCACGCGCGGCCAGGCGAAGCGGCCGGTCGGCCAGGTGCTGATCTATCCCGGCCTCGGCGGCGACCGCTCAAAGGGCTCCTATGTCACGCATGCCGAAGCGCCGATGCTGACCATGCGCGATCTCGAATTCTACAAGCATATCCGCACCGGTGGCGCGGACCGGACCGGCGACGTAACACTTTCGCCACTGGCAAACACCGACTTCACCAACCTGCCGCCGACGGTGCTGATCACCGCGCAGTGTGACCCGCTGTCGTCCGACGGCGAGACCTATCGCGACCGCATCATCGCGGCGGGCGGGCGTGCCACCTGGTTCGAGGAGCCAGGTCTGGTGCACGGCTACCTCAGGGCCCGGCACACGGTCGGGCGCGCCCGCGAAAGTTTCACGCGGATCGTCGACGCGGTGGGAGCGCTTGGACAGGGCACCTGGCTCTGGTGA